From Bordetella flabilis, the proteins below share one genomic window:
- the mog gene encoding molybdopterin adenylyltransferase, with translation MTEAVTRMVRRHPDELLVGLVSVSDRASQGSYEDQGIPALREWLTAALSSPWQAVARLIPDETARISAALVELVDQAGCDLVLTTGGTGPARRDVTPEATLAVATREMPGFGEQMRQISLKFVPTAILSRQVAVLRETADHAALIINLPGQPKAIKETLEGLRDGQGAVLAPGIFAAVPYCIDLIGGPYMETRDEVVKAFRPKSALRKQPDAG, from the coding sequence ATGACTGAAGCCGTCACCCGCATGGTGCGCCGTCATCCCGACGAATTGCTGGTCGGACTCGTGTCCGTTTCCGACCGGGCCTCCCAGGGCAGCTATGAAGACCAGGGCATCCCGGCCTTGCGCGAATGGCTCACGGCAGCCTTGTCGTCGCCTTGGCAGGCGGTCGCGCGGCTGATTCCCGATGAAACCGCGCGGATTTCCGCGGCCCTGGTGGAACTGGTGGACCAGGCCGGATGCGACCTGGTGCTGACCACCGGTGGCACCGGCCCGGCCCGGCGCGATGTAACGCCCGAAGCCACGCTGGCGGTCGCCACCCGTGAGATGCCGGGATTCGGCGAGCAGATGCGGCAGATCAGCTTGAAGTTCGTGCCCACCGCCATCCTGTCGCGCCAGGTGGCGGTCCTGCGGGAGACGGCGGACCATGCCGCGCTGATCATCAACCTGCCGGGGCAGCCCAAGGCCATCAAGGAAACGCTGGAGGGGCTGCGGGACGGGCAGGGCGCGGTGCTGGCCCCCGGCATTTTCGCCGCGGTGCCCTATTGCATCGATCTGATCGGCGGGCCTTATATGGAGACCCGCGACGAAGTCGTCAAGGCGTTCCGGCCGAAGTCCGCGCTGCGCAAACAGCCGGACGCGGGTTGA
- a CDS encoding sensor domain-containing diguanylate cyclase, whose protein sequence is MSARASRLHPRQPLTIQQQIILLAGTLCLALVAAAAGGAVYMGQRQTRDLIEQHVADIAGAMARTLDRDMFERFREIRNLSEAPTTRTMNRDALRTLLTGRQLSMNDYAWIGVTSPEGLVIAASGARLEGQSVAMRHWFMRGREAPTIGDVRESDMLNELLDRPRGKGFRFVEISAPIMDDGRLVGVLGAHLSWTWAADVRRAMLESDSSGGVRDLWILSADGTMLLGPRLGSRPYSAEQIAHMRASGKGYFEWQTDDGEMLTGFALASGYRDYPGRNWIIIAHQPARDAYAAVRRLEWRVLILSVLISVLGVGLMWVISKRIARPLRELTLAARHLGRDDTVTMLPRLAGAREIVNLSAALRSLMRRLDVEQARAEHVQRRAQMDEQRYVQEISELRRAAGIDPLSGLLNRRSFLYAAATRVAEQSARLGQIAIIMADIDFFKLVNDNHGHGAGDATIRKVGEILTASVRENDLVARFGGEEFVILLAGASPGAVLATAERMRRNVQETPVEYHHVTIRITISLGIAVASARDNDIQAVIESADHALYRAKQRGRNRAVLSA, encoded by the coding sequence ATGTCAGCTCGGGCCAGCCGTTTGCACCCTCGCCAACCCCTCACCATACAGCAGCAGATCATCCTGCTCGCCGGCACGCTGTGCCTGGCGCTGGTGGCGGCGGCAGCAGGCGGCGCGGTGTACATGGGCCAACGGCAGACACGCGACCTGATCGAACAGCATGTGGCGGACATCGCCGGCGCCATGGCCCGCACGCTGGACCGGGACATGTTCGAACGGTTCCGCGAAATCCGCAATCTATCCGAAGCGCCCACGACGCGCACCATGAACCGCGATGCCTTGCGCACGCTGCTGACCGGACGGCAGCTATCCATGAACGACTACGCCTGGATCGGCGTCACCAGCCCGGAGGGGCTGGTGATCGCGGCCAGCGGCGCGCGGCTGGAAGGGCAATCGGTCGCCATGCGGCATTGGTTCATGCGTGGACGCGAGGCGCCCACCATCGGCGACGTGCGCGAATCCGACATGTTGAACGAGCTCCTGGATCGTCCGCGCGGCAAGGGTTTTCGCTTCGTGGAGATTTCCGCGCCCATCATGGACGATGGACGGCTGGTGGGCGTCCTCGGGGCGCACCTGAGCTGGACCTGGGCGGCCGATGTGCGGCGCGCCATGCTGGAATCCGACAGCTCCGGCGGGGTCCGGGATCTGTGGATCCTGTCCGCCGACGGCACCATGTTGCTGGGCCCCCGGCTGGGCAGCCGGCCCTACAGCGCGGAGCAGATTGCCCACATGCGCGCCTCGGGCAAGGGTTATTTCGAATGGCAGACCGACGACGGCGAAATGCTGACCGGCTTCGCCCTGGCGTCCGGCTACCGCGACTACCCGGGCCGCAACTGGATCATCATCGCCCACCAGCCGGCCCGCGACGCCTACGCCGCGGTACGGCGCCTGGAGTGGCGGGTGCTGATCCTGAGCGTCCTGATCAGCGTGCTGGGCGTAGGCTTGATGTGGGTGATCTCCAAGCGCATCGCACGGCCGCTGCGCGAGCTGACCCTGGCGGCGCGCCATCTTGGGCGCGACGATACGGTCACCATGCTGCCGCGCCTGGCCGGCGCCCGCGAAATCGTCAACCTGTCGGCCGCGCTGCGTTCGCTGATGCGTCGCCTCGACGTCGAACAGGCGCGTGCCGAGCACGTGCAGCGACGCGCCCAGATGGACGAACAGCGCTACGTCCAGGAAATCAGTGAGCTGCGGCGCGCGGCCGGCATCGACCCGCTGTCCGGCCTCTTGAACCGGCGCTCTTTCCTCTATGCGGCCGCCACCCGCGTGGCCGAACAAAGCGCGCGCCTGGGCCAGATCGCCATCATCATGGCCGACATCGACTTCTTCAAGCTGGTGAACGACAACCATGGCCATGGCGCGGGCGACGCCACCATCCGCAAGGTCGGGGAAATCCTGACCGCTTCCGTACGGGAGAACGACCTGGTGGCACGCTTTGGCGGCGAGGAATTCGTCATCCTGCTGGCGGGCGCCTCCCCGGGGGCCGTGCTGGCGACCGCGGAGCGCATGCGCCGGAACGTGCAGGAAACCCCCGTGGAATACCATCACGTGACCATCCGCATCACCATCAGCCTGGGGATCGCGGTGGCCAGCGCGCGCGACAACGATATCCAGGCCGTTATCGAGAGCGCGGACCACGCGCTGTACCGTGCCAAGCAGCGCGGGCGCAACCGCGCCGTTCTCTCCGCCTGA
- a CDS encoding DnaJ C-terminal domain-containing protein: MEFKDYYGILGVERGVSDEDLRRAYRKLARQFHPDVSKEPNAEGRMRDINEAYDVLRDPAKRAAYDDLAAGVSATASAGGGFRARRGWDEGFEFSSAGSGEDADFSEFFSSLFGSGARRRSSRGFRASGEDHHATIEVDLEDTLHGATREISLRSMQMDAQGRPRLRQRKLSVRIPPGIREGQRIRLSGQGMPGYAGEPAGDLYLEVRLKPHRLYRVDGRDLSLTLPVAPWEAALGATVTAPTPGGPVEVAVPAGSRSGSKLRLKGRGLPGQPPGDLYLELEIALPPADSPAAREAYRELARAAPFDPRAKLGA; encoded by the coding sequence ATGGAGTTCAAGGACTATTACGGGATACTTGGCGTCGAGCGCGGTGTGTCCGACGAAGACCTTCGCCGGGCGTATCGGAAGCTGGCTCGCCAATTCCATCCGGACGTCAGCAAGGAACCGAACGCCGAAGGCCGCATGCGGGACATCAACGAGGCCTACGATGTATTGCGCGACCCCGCCAAGCGGGCCGCCTACGACGATCTGGCGGCGGGTGTGTCCGCGACGGCATCGGCCGGGGGCGGCTTTCGCGCGCGACGCGGCTGGGACGAGGGCTTCGAGTTCAGCTCGGCCGGCAGCGGCGAGGACGCCGATTTCAGCGAGTTTTTCTCCTCGCTCTTCGGCAGCGGTGCACGGCGTCGTTCGTCGCGGGGATTCCGCGCCAGCGGCGAGGACCACCACGCCACCATCGAAGTCGACCTGGAGGACACCCTTCATGGTGCGACGCGGGAGATCAGCCTGCGTTCCATGCAAATGGACGCCCAGGGGCGGCCGCGCCTGCGGCAACGCAAGCTGAGCGTGCGCATTCCCCCCGGCATCCGCGAAGGCCAGCGCATCCGCCTGTCCGGGCAGGGCATGCCGGGCTACGCCGGCGAGCCGGCCGGCGACCTGTACCTGGAGGTTCGCCTCAAGCCGCATCGCTTGTATCGGGTGGACGGGCGCGACCTGTCCCTGACCTTGCCCGTGGCGCCCTGGGAAGCCGCGCTGGGCGCCACCGTGACCGCCCCCACACCCGGCGGTCCCGTGGAGGTCGCGGTGCCGGCCGGCTCGCGCAGCGGGAGCAAGCTGCGCTTGAAAGGCCGGGGCCTGCCCGGCCAACCGCCCGGCGACCTGTACCTGGAGCTGGAGATCGCCTTGCCGCCGGCCGATAGTCCGGCGGCCCGCGAGGCCTACCGCGAGCTGGCGCGCGCGGCGCCGTTCGATCCACGCGCCAAACTGGGCGCATAG
- the yfcF gene encoding glutathione transferase, translating into MAVPLTLYVDAQFLSPYAMSVYVALVEKGLDFEVRLVDLEQGDQRTAPYLCRSPIGKVPVLAHLDFYLSESSAIAEYLEQAFPPPAYAALYPADLRPRAQARQTQAWLRSDLAALRSERPTDVVFDGRQPPPLSDAAQADAARLIRVATALLSHGGEHLFGAWSLADTDLALMLNRLIQPGDEVPEPLRAYAAAQWEHPGIRRWRASRG; encoded by the coding sequence GTGGCTGTACCGCTGACCCTATACGTAGACGCCCAATTCCTGAGCCCCTATGCGATGTCCGTCTACGTGGCGCTGGTCGAGAAGGGACTGGATTTCGAGGTCCGGCTGGTCGACCTGGAGCAGGGCGACCAGCGCACGGCGCCCTATCTGTGCCGCTCGCCTATCGGCAAGGTGCCCGTGCTGGCCCATCTGGATTTCTACCTGAGCGAATCCAGCGCCATCGCGGAATACCTGGAACAGGCCTTTCCGCCACCCGCCTATGCGGCGCTGTATCCCGCCGACCTGCGGCCCCGGGCCCAGGCGCGGCAGACGCAGGCCTGGCTCCGCAGCGACCTGGCGGCCTTGCGCAGTGAGCGTCCCACGGACGTGGTGTTCGACGGCAGGCAGCCGCCGCCGCTGAGCGACGCCGCCCAGGCCGACGCGGCCCGCCTGATACGCGTCGCCACGGCGCTGCTGTCGCATGGGGGCGAACACCTGTTCGGCGCATGGTCGCTGGCGGACACGGACCTGGCGCTGATGCTGAACCGGCTGATCCAGCCGGGAGATGAAGTCCCAGAGCCGCTGCGCGCCTACGCCGCCGCGCAATGGGAACATCCCGGCATCCGCCGCTGGCGCGCCAGCCGGGGCTGA
- the infA gene encoding translation initiation factor IF-1, giving the protein MAKEELIELDGVVDEVLPDSRYRVTLDNGVAVGAYASGRLRKHRIRILAGDRVTLEMSPYDLTKGRINYRHKDNNAPPRPASAGQRTGSYGARR; this is encoded by the coding sequence ATGGCGAAAGAAGAACTGATCGAGCTCGACGGTGTCGTCGACGAAGTGCTGCCCGATAGCCGTTACCGCGTCACGCTGGACAATGGCGTGGCAGTAGGCGCCTACGCATCGGGCCGGCTGCGCAAGCACCGCATCCGTATCCTGGCTGGCGACCGCGTGACGCTGGAGATGTCCCCCTACGACCTGACCAAGGGGCGCATCAACTACCGTCACAAGGACAACAACGCTCCCCCGCGCCCCGCTTCCGCCGGCCAACGCACCGGTTCGTACGGCGCGCGTCGCTAG
- a CDS encoding Hsp20/alpha crystallin family protein → MYEPLLHFPTGLFAEFERLQRALSPVWGAQPSSIRAVSRAYPPINISRNDDAVLIDVFVPGADPAKLDVQVDRGVLTISGERESTLPAENGGTSTYATERYTGRFKRAISLSDDVDPETVSARYTDGVLRIAVNRRGSEQPRRIEIQ, encoded by the coding sequence ATGTACGAACCGCTCCTTCATTTTCCGACCGGACTCTTCGCCGAGTTCGAGCGGCTGCAACGCGCGCTGAGCCCGGTATGGGGCGCGCAGCCCAGCAGTATCCGCGCCGTATCGCGGGCCTACCCGCCCATCAACATCTCGCGCAATGACGACGCGGTCCTGATCGACGTATTCGTGCCGGGCGCCGACCCCGCCAAACTCGACGTCCAGGTCGACCGCGGCGTGCTGACCATCAGCGGAGAACGCGAGTCGACCCTGCCCGCCGAAAACGGCGGCACCAGCACCTACGCCACCGAACGCTACACCGGCCGCTTCAAACGGGCGATTAGCCTTTCGGATGACGTAGATCCGGAGACCGTCTCGGCCCGCTATACCGATGGCGTCCTGCGCATCGCCGTCAACCGCCGCGGCAGCGAACAGCCGCGCCGCATCGAAATCCAATGA
- the mctP gene encoding monocarboxylate uptake permease MctP translates to MDAQIDWTALSVFVFFFVLVTVMGFAASRWQRGPAASHLDEWGLGGRRFGTWITWFLVGGDFYTAYTVIAVPALVYAVGAYGFFALPYTILVYPIVFSIMPRLWRVAQRAGHVTSADVVYARFQSRPLELAIAVTGVLATMPYIALQLVGMEVVIKALGLTGEFPLAAAFVILALYTYSAGLRAPALIAFVKDLMIYIVVLVAVVLVPMKLGGYSAVFSSAAEGFAAKGGATGLTLKPAQFLPYATLALGSALAAFMYPHTLTGIFAAKSADTIRKNAIFLPAYTLLLGLIALLGYMAYAANLHPQTANDVVPALFKTLFPSWFAGFAFAAIAIGALVPAAVMSIGAANLFTRNFWKAYVNTSVTPEGEAKVAKIVSLVVKVGALVFILFVPTQYALDLQLLGGVWILQTFPAVVFGLFFGWFRGGPLLLGWLAGLVTGTSLAYVDGIKPVHTFMVGGDAYGIYTGLTALVVNVLVAVVAQLLYSMVSSPQGARRSA, encoded by the coding sequence ATGGACGCGCAGATCGATTGGACCGCCCTGAGCGTGTTCGTGTTTTTCTTCGTGCTGGTCACGGTCATGGGTTTCGCGGCCTCGCGCTGGCAGCGAGGACCGGCGGCGTCGCACCTGGACGAATGGGGCCTGGGCGGACGCCGTTTCGGCACATGGATCACCTGGTTCCTGGTGGGCGGCGATTTCTATACCGCGTACACGGTGATCGCCGTGCCCGCACTGGTGTATGCCGTCGGCGCGTATGGATTTTTCGCGCTGCCGTACACCATCCTGGTCTATCCCATCGTGTTCTCCATCATGCCGCGCCTGTGGCGGGTGGCGCAGCGCGCCGGCCATGTCACCTCGGCGGACGTGGTGTATGCGCGCTTCCAGTCGCGGCCGCTGGAACTGGCCATCGCGGTCACCGGCGTCCTGGCGACCATGCCTTACATCGCCCTGCAACTGGTCGGCATGGAGGTGGTCATCAAGGCGCTGGGGCTGACCGGCGAGTTTCCCCTGGCGGCGGCGTTCGTGATCCTGGCGCTTTATACCTATTCGGCGGGCCTGCGGGCGCCGGCGCTGATCGCCTTCGTCAAGGACTTGATGATCTATATCGTGGTGCTGGTGGCCGTCGTGCTGGTTCCGATGAAGCTGGGCGGCTATAGCGCGGTGTTCTCGTCGGCGGCCGAGGGTTTCGCCGCCAAAGGAGGCGCCACCGGCCTGACCTTGAAGCCGGCCCAGTTCCTGCCGTATGCCACGCTGGCCCTGGGCTCCGCGCTGGCGGCCTTCATGTATCCGCACACCCTGACGGGGATCTTCGCGGCCAAGAGCGCCGACACGATACGCAAGAACGCGATTTTCCTGCCGGCCTACACGTTGCTGCTGGGTTTGATCGCCCTCCTGGGCTATATGGCCTATGCCGCCAATCTGCACCCGCAGACGGCCAACGACGTCGTGCCCGCGCTCTTCAAGACGCTTTTCCCCAGCTGGTTCGCCGGTTTCGCCTTCGCGGCCATCGCCATCGGTGCGCTGGTCCCGGCGGCGGTGATGTCGATCGGCGCGGCCAACCTGTTCACGCGCAACTTCTGGAAGGCCTACGTCAATACCTCGGTCACGCCGGAAGGCGAAGCCAAGGTGGCCAAGATCGTCTCGCTGGTGGTCAAGGTGGGCGCGCTGGTGTTCATCCTGTTCGTCCCGACGCAATACGCGCTGGACCTGCAACTGCTGGGCGGCGTCTGGATCCTGCAGACCTTCCCTGCCGTGGTGTTCGGGCTGTTCTTCGGCTGGTTCCGCGGTGGTCCGCTGCTGCTGGGCTGGCTCGCCGGGCTGGTCACCGGCACCAGCCTCGCGTATGTGGACGGCATCAAGCCCGTTCACACCTTCATGGTCGGCGGCGACGCCTACGGCATCTACACCGGCCTGACGGCATTGGTCGTCAATGTGCTGGTGGCGGTGGTCGCGCAACTGCTGTACAGCATGGTCTCAAGCCCGCAAGGCGCCCGCCGGAGCGCCTGA
- a CDS encoding GNAT family N-acetyltransferase has product MYKAAPTDYARENSLATTRIGDGACLAHGRLIVPEFARIIGVSSLPEVDEAIQWMEGNCAAGWALQLPNVPENAETRRAVEARGYAPKGNGWAKFRHAPVTVDIPAVPHLRSAFAERKDAATFGHLVSAGFGLPESVGRWFAALVGRPNWSVAIAYWDDAPVGCGALYTANGWAWMGADTTLADFRGRGVQSHLIQARLRRGMELGAKAFTAETGQPDVGMEAQHTSFSNYVRAGFTPTYVRVNHVRVMAP; this is encoded by the coding sequence ATGTACAAGGCAGCGCCGACAGACTACGCGCGCGAGAATTCCCTGGCCACTACACGCATAGGCGACGGGGCATGTCTGGCGCACGGCCGATTGATCGTGCCCGAGTTCGCTCGCATCATCGGCGTCTCATCCCTGCCCGAAGTCGATGAGGCGATCCAATGGATGGAAGGGAACTGCGCAGCGGGTTGGGCGCTACAGTTGCCGAATGTGCCGGAGAACGCCGAAACGCGTCGCGCTGTGGAAGCGCGCGGGTATGCGCCCAAGGGCAACGGATGGGCCAAGTTTCGCCATGCACCGGTAACGGTAGACATTCCCGCGGTGCCTCATCTGCGCAGCGCCTTTGCCGAGCGCAAGGACGCCGCGACCTTCGGCCATCTCGTGAGCGCCGGTTTCGGTCTGCCGGAGAGCGTGGGAAGGTGGTTCGCCGCACTTGTCGGCCGGCCCAATTGGAGCGTAGCGATCGCTTATTGGGACGACGCGCCAGTGGGGTGCGGCGCGCTCTACACGGCGAATGGCTGGGCATGGATGGGCGCGGATACCACCCTGGCGGATTTCCGTGGCCGTGGGGTGCAATCGCATTTGATCCAGGCACGCCTACGTCGCGGCATGGAGCTCGGCGCCAAAGCATTCACCGCGGAAACGGGACAACCCGACGTCGGCATGGAGGCGCAGCACACTTCGTTTTCGAATTATGTCCGGGCCGGATTCACCCCGACCTATGTCAGGGTTAACCACGTCAGGGTTATGGCCCCGTGA
- a CDS encoding Hsp20/alpha crystallin family protein, producing the protein MNQTSATGTAPALSPRVDVFEDDTGLTLLADMPGVPKDRLAIDVDGDTLKIEGEMAPAAAGQAVHSEMSATRFRRAFTLSRELDSGRIEAESRDGVLKLRIPKRERAQPRRIEIAAG; encoded by the coding sequence ATGAACCAGACCTCTGCCACGGGCACGGCGCCCGCCCTGTCGCCGCGCGTGGACGTGTTCGAGGACGACACCGGCCTGACGCTGCTGGCCGACATGCCGGGCGTACCGAAAGACAGGCTGGCTATCGACGTGGATGGAGATACCCTGAAAATCGAGGGGGAAATGGCCCCGGCCGCTGCAGGCCAGGCGGTCCACAGCGAAATGTCGGCGACCCGCTTCCGGCGCGCCTTCACGCTGAGCCGCGAGCTGGACAGCGGCCGCATCGAGGCGGAATCGCGCGACGGCGTGCTGAAGCTGCGGATTCCCAAGCGCGAGCGGGCGCAGCCGCGCCGTATCGAGATCGCGGCGGGCTAG
- a CDS encoding acyltransferase family protein has translation MGLLRTLFALSVVLDHSPFNQGNLLVGGRLAVQLFYVISGFLISYILATNEAYRSTPRFYGNRLLRLFPSYAAVAVVALALNMVANPAFFEVYRHSPPSADLFLVLSNLFIFGQDWVMFAGVKSGVLSFTGSFADSDVPLYQGLLVPQAWTLGIELSFYLIAPFILRSMRWIVVLFLASLALRAALLYAGVAQSDPWSYRFFPLELALFLAGALSHRLLLPGWQKLARRFHYLPELATALFVVYALFHFSVTINHNVRDALALAVFTGILPLTFIYQARHRMDKKIGQLSYPIYISHGVAILLVQEATTWLGVRDALAISVLNAVFSVALAALLWRLVDSRIDRVRERVKRPDRASGAPAGALRA, from the coding sequence ATGGGCCTGCTTAGGACACTATTTGCGCTTTCGGTGGTGCTGGATCATTCCCCTTTCAACCAGGGCAACCTGCTGGTCGGGGGCCGTCTGGCCGTCCAACTCTTCTACGTTATTTCCGGGTTCCTGATCTCCTACATCCTGGCGACCAACGAGGCCTATCGCAGCACGCCGCGCTTCTATGGCAACCGGCTGCTGCGGCTGTTTCCGAGCTATGCAGCGGTTGCGGTGGTGGCCCTGGCGCTTAACATGGTGGCGAACCCGGCCTTCTTCGAGGTGTACCGCCATAGTCCGCCCAGCGCCGACCTGTTCCTGGTGCTGTCCAACCTCTTCATCTTCGGCCAGGACTGGGTCATGTTCGCGGGCGTCAAGAGCGGCGTGCTGAGTTTTACCGGCAGTTTCGCCGACAGCGATGTGCCCCTGTACCAGGGATTGCTGGTGCCCCAGGCGTGGACGCTGGGCATCGAGCTCAGCTTCTACCTGATCGCGCCGTTCATCCTGCGCTCCATGCGCTGGATCGTGGTGCTGTTCCTGGCTTCACTGGCCCTGCGCGCGGCGCTGCTGTATGCCGGCGTCGCGCAATCGGATCCCTGGTCGTACCGCTTTTTCCCGCTGGAACTGGCGCTGTTCCTCGCCGGGGCGCTGTCGCATCGCCTGTTGCTGCCGGGCTGGCAGAAGCTGGCGCGCCGCTTCCATTACCTGCCCGAACTCGCCACTGCCCTGTTCGTCGTCTACGCGCTGTTCCACTTTTCTGTGACGATCAACCACAACGTGCGCGATGCGCTGGCGCTAGCGGTGTTCACGGGCATCCTGCCGCTTACCTTCATCTACCAGGCGCGCCATCGCATGGATAAAAAAATCGGGCAGCTGAGCTACCCGATCTATATCTCGCATGGCGTGGCCATCCTGCTGGTGCAGGAGGCCACCACATGGCTGGGCGTCAGGGATGCCCTGGCGATCTCCGTGCTGAACGCGGTGTTTTCCGTGGCGCTCGCCGCGTTGCTCTGGCGCCTGGTCGACAGCCGTATCGACCGGGTGCGCGAGCGGGTCAAGCGCCCCGACCGCGCGTCAGGCGCTCCGGCGGGCGCCTTGCGGGCTTGA
- the phnC gene encoding phosphonate ABC transporter ATP-binding protein, whose product MTYAIDVRGITKSFRAGQKALDNVTLQVRDGEMVALLGASGSGKSTLLRHLAGFVAADAGAGEIRVNGELIQRNGRISRQVRRARAGIGFVFQQFNLVGRLPVITNVLAGMLPRVPLYRSLLRWFRRAEVEVGLDALAQVGIEAQAFQRASNLSGGQQQRAAIARTLVQNARTILADEPIASLDPESSRRVMDTLAQINRTRGVAVVVSLHQVDVAMRYCPRVVALRHGKVVYDGPSAELTAQMLKDLYGAELDELMPAAPVDAAAPQPLIGRPRLAAA is encoded by the coding sequence ATGACTTATGCAATCGATGTGCGCGGAATCACCAAGAGTTTTCGCGCGGGCCAGAAGGCCTTGGACAACGTCACCCTGCAGGTGCGGGACGGTGAGATGGTGGCCTTGCTCGGCGCGTCCGGGTCTGGCAAATCGACGCTGCTGCGCCACCTCGCCGGGTTTGTCGCGGCGGATGCCGGCGCCGGCGAAATCCGCGTGAACGGCGAGTTGATCCAGCGCAACGGACGCATCAGCCGCCAGGTGCGGCGCGCCCGTGCGGGGATCGGCTTCGTATTCCAGCAGTTCAATCTGGTGGGCCGCCTGCCGGTCATCACCAATGTCCTGGCCGGTATGCTGCCGCGCGTTCCGTTGTACCGCAGCCTGCTGCGCTGGTTCCGCCGTGCGGAGGTCGAGGTGGGCCTGGATGCGCTGGCACAGGTGGGTATCGAAGCCCAGGCCTTCCAGCGCGCTTCCAATCTATCGGGTGGGCAGCAGCAGCGCGCGGCCATCGCGCGCACCCTGGTGCAGAACGCCAGGACCATTCTCGCCGATGAACCCATCGCGTCCCTGGACCCGGAATCCTCGCGCCGCGTCATGGATACGCTGGCGCAGATCAATCGCACACGCGGTGTCGCCGTGGTGGTCTCGCTGCACCAGGTCGACGTCGCCATGCGCTATTGCCCGCGCGTGGTCGCCCTGCGCCACGGCAAGGTGGTGTACGACGGACCGTCCGCCGAACTTACCGCCCAGATGCTGAAGGACCTGTATGGCGCCGAACTGGACGAGCTGATGCCCGCCGCGCCCGTCGATGCCGCGGCGCCGCAACCCCTGATCGGCCGGCCTCGCCTGGCCGCTGCCTGA
- the phnD gene encoding phosphonate ABC transporter substrate-binding protein, with protein sequence MFRNTFCALIATVALAAPAIAQDVKSLNFGIISTESSTNLRSGWQPVIDDLSKAIGVPVKPFFASDYAGIIEGMRFNKVQLAWYGNASAIEAVDRAQGEVFAHVIDKDGKPGYWSVLVTGKNSKVQTLDDVLKNGQALSYGAGDPNSTSGTAVPGYYLWGANKIEPKSFFKNFRIANHETNLLSAINNQVDVAITNTEALERYRVNTGKDATEQVRILWKSPLIPADPIVWRTDLPADMKEKIRAFFVNYGKTGPDAAQDLKNLQALTYKGFVVSDNSQLLPIRQMKVAAQRTKIETDTTLSAEEKQRKLAEVDKQLAALAQQVAMAKPQQ encoded by the coding sequence ATGTTTCGCAATACCTTTTGCGCCCTGATCGCCACGGTGGCCCTGGCCGCGCCCGCGATTGCGCAAGACGTCAAGAGCCTCAACTTCGGCATTATCTCCACGGAGTCCTCCACCAACTTGCGCAGCGGCTGGCAGCCGGTCATCGATGACCTGAGCAAGGCCATCGGCGTGCCGGTCAAGCCCTTCTTCGCTTCCGATTACGCAGGCATCATCGAAGGCATGCGCTTCAACAAGGTGCAACTGGCGTGGTACGGGAACGCCTCGGCCATCGAAGCCGTGGATCGGGCGCAAGGCGAAGTGTTCGCGCATGTGATCGACAAGGACGGCAAGCCCGGCTATTGGTCGGTGCTGGTCACCGGCAAGAACAGCAAGGTACAGACGCTGGATGACGTGCTGAAGAACGGGCAGGCGCTGAGCTACGGCGCGGGCGACCCCAACTCCACGTCGGGTACGGCCGTTCCGGGCTACTACCTCTGGGGCGCCAACAAGATCGAACCGAAGTCCTTCTTCAAGAACTTCCGCATCGCCAACCACGAAACCAATCTGCTGTCGGCCATCAACAACCAGGTCGATGTGGCCATCACCAATACGGAAGCGCTGGAGCGCTACCGCGTCAATACCGGCAAGGACGCCACCGAGCAGGTCCGCATTCTGTGGAAATCGCCGCTGATTCCCGCGGACCCGATCGTATGGCGTACCGACCTGCCGGCCGACATGAAGGAGAAGATCCGCGCCTTCTTCGTCAACTACGGCAAGACCGGGCCGGACGCCGCGCAGGACCTGAAGAACCTGCAGGCGCTGACCTACAAGGGCTTTGTCGTGTCCGACAATTCGCAATTGCTGCCGATACGCCAGATGAAGGTGGCCGCCCAGCGCACGAAAATCGAAACCGATACGACCCTGAGCGCCGAGGAGAAGCAGCGCAAGCTCGCCGAGGTGGACAAGCAGCTGGCCGCCCTGGCCCAGCAGGTCGCCATGGCCAAGCCGCAGCAGTAA
- a CDS encoding DUF3311 domain-containing protein, producing MWILLLLPFIGLLWVPFYNETLPELFGFPFFYWYQLLWVPITAFLTWIVYRSQRSGGDE from the coding sequence ATGTGGATCCTGCTATTGCTGCCGTTCATCGGCTTGCTTTGGGTGCCGTTCTATAACGAGACCCTGCCCGAGTTGTTCGGCTTTCCCTTTTTCTATTGGTACCAGCTTCTCTGGGTGCCCATCACGGCTTTCCTGACCTGGATCGTCTACCGCAGCCAGCGCAGCGGGGGGGACGAGTGA